One genomic segment of Marinitoga litoralis includes these proteins:
- a CDS encoding ABC transporter ATP-binding protein, with protein sequence MNRLEVKNLSKTYVMGFVSKRFIHAVKNASFEVKEKELVSIVGESGSGKSTIAKMVLGLLKPTEGEIFFDGKNIKDFKTQDEIKSFRRNLHAVFQDPFASYNPFYPVERTMWQAINLLEEKIPKNEALDMIKEALFKVGLDPKDILGKYPHQISGGQKQRIMIARCWLLKPKLIVADELTSMIDASSRGGVIKLLEQLRDEQGTSVMFITHDLGLAYYVSDNVLVMKDGEIVERGSPDDVVLNPQHDYTKTLISSIPKLYRKLEDLA encoded by the coding sequence ATGAATAGACTAGAAGTAAAAAATCTTTCAAAAACATATGTTATGGGTTTCGTTTCAAAAAGATTTATTCATGCCGTTAAAAATGCTTCATTTGAAGTTAAAGAAAAAGAATTAGTATCTATAGTTGGTGAAAGTGGCTCTGGTAAATCCACAATTGCTAAAATGGTTTTAGGATTATTAAAACCAACTGAAGGTGAAATATTCTTTGATGGTAAAAATATAAAAGACTTTAAAACTCAAGACGAAATCAAATCATTTAGAAGAAATCTTCATGCTGTTTTCCAAGATCCTTTTGCAAGTTATAATCCTTTTTACCCTGTTGAAAGAACTATGTGGCAAGCTATAAACTTGTTGGAAGAGAAAATTCCCAAAAATGAAGCTTTAGATATGATAAAAGAAGCTCTATTTAAAGTTGGTTTAGATCCTAAAGATATTTTAGGTAAATATCCTCACCAAATTTCTGGTGGGCAAAAACAAAGAATTATGATAGCTAGATGTTGGTTATTAAAACCAAAATTGATCGTTGCTGATGAATTAACTTCTATGATTGATGCTTCATCTAGAGGTGGAGTTATTAAATTATTAGAACAATTAAGAGATGAACAAGGGACATCAGTAATGTTCATAACTCATGATTTAGGATTAGCTTATTATGTATCTGATAACGTTTTAGTTATGAAAGATGGGGAAATTGTAGAAAGAGGATCTCCAGATGATGTTGTATTAAATCCACAACATGATTATACAAAAACATTAATATCAAGTATTCCTAAGTTGTATAGAAAATTGGAGGACTTAGCATGA
- a CDS encoding GlmL-related ornithine degradation protein, which produces MKVDLLTAEIGSTTTIVTAFDKIDTKKPIILAQGEHYTTINEGDITIGIERAIKTIEEKIGEKISWDKFLATSSAAGGLKMTVHGLVYDMTVKASREAALGAGGVIKYVTAGKMRNSHLRKIIEINPNVIFLAGGVDYGEEETVLHNAELLRDLPLNVPIIYAGNTAVADEIKEILSDKKLYITENVYPKVDQLNVEPARRVIQEVFAEHIIHAPGMEKIEEYVDENIIPTPAAVMRTTQLLSELYEDVLTVDIGGATTDVDSVTEGDPEVQSIMISPEPIAKRTVEGDMGVFVNAHTVIDLIGEKVLRGKFSNFDQLKEEISPYPKSEENEKFMATLAEYCFVEGIRRHAGKKKHIYTPLGRKTIAQGKDLTAVKYIFGTGGVLTRSKFNKKIITSIIGEYKKHPDELLPKDIKKIGYDKNYIFAPIGVISTVDKEIAMNILKEDLEFFEI; this is translated from the coding sequence ATGAAAGTAGATTTATTAACAGCAGAAATTGGAAGTACTACAACTATTGTAACAGCTTTTGATAAAATAGATACCAAAAAACCTATTATTTTAGCTCAAGGAGAACATTATACAACTATAAACGAAGGAGACATTACTATTGGTATTGAAAGAGCAATAAAAACGATAGAAGAAAAAATAGGTGAAAAAATAAGTTGGGATAAATTTTTAGCGACATCATCTGCAGCAGGTGGTTTGAAAATGACTGTACACGGTCTTGTATATGATATGACTGTTAAAGCATCAAGAGAAGCTGCATTGGGGGCAGGTGGTGTTATTAAATATGTAACAGCAGGAAAAATGAGAAATTCTCATTTAAGAAAGATAATTGAAATAAATCCAAATGTTATCTTTTTAGCTGGTGGGGTTGATTATGGAGAAGAAGAAACTGTTTTGCATAATGCAGAATTATTAAGAGATTTACCTTTAAATGTACCAATAATATATGCAGGTAATACTGCAGTTGCAGATGAAATAAAAGAAATTTTATCAGATAAAAAATTGTATATAACAGAAAATGTATATCCAAAAGTTGATCAATTAAATGTTGAACCTGCTAGAAGGGTTATACAAGAAGTTTTTGCTGAACATATTATTCATGCACCAGGAATGGAAAAAATAGAGGAGTATGTTGATGAGAATATTATCCCTACTCCTGCTGCTGTAATGAGAACAACTCAATTACTAAGTGAATTATATGAAGATGTTTTAACAGTTGATATAGGTGGAGCTACTACAGATGTTGATTCTGTTACTGAAGGTGATCCTGAAGTTCAAAGTATAATGATTAGTCCTGAACCAATAGCTAAAAGAACTGTAGAAGGAGATATGGGTGTTTTTGTAAATGCTCATACAGTAATAGATTTAATTGGTGAAAAAGTATTAAGAGGTAAATTTTCAAACTTTGATCAGTTAAAAGAAGAAATATCTCCATATCCAAAATCAGAAGAAAATGAAAAATTTATGGCTACTTTAGCTGAATATTGTTTTGTGGAAGGTATAAGAAGACATGCGGGAAAGAAAAAACATATTTATACACCATTAGGAAGAAAAACTATTGCTCAGGGAAAAGATTTAACAGCAGTTAAATATATTTTTGGTACAGGTGGAGTATTAACAAGATCAAAATTTAATAAGAAGATAATTACCTCTATTATAGGGGAATATAAAAAACATCCTGATGAATTATTACCTAAAGATATTAAAAAGATAGGATATGATAAAAATTATATTTTTGCACCAATTGGGGTTATATCAACAGTTGATAAGGAAATAGCTATGAATATTTTAAAAGAAGATTTAGAGTTTTTTGAAATATGA
- a CDS encoding ABC transporter permease, protein MSNSSKAFIKYIGRKLLFLVITYIISITIVFILPRVIPGNPLSQILSGLSRTGQSNPDAIRAAEKALMEQYGIGKPWYVQYFEFLGNAFKGDLGTSFTYYPRKATELIAPVIPWTLMLLLPATIVAWFLGNTLGAFAAYKRNSWFDKGVLTTSLIISQIPYYWLGMLLVFFFAVKLDWLPAQGAYSQGLIPSFTWEFIGDAAKHYVLPFLSIVISATGGWAVGTRLLVINELGSDYVRFAEYVGMREKTIFNYVYRNSLLPQITGLALSLGGALGGSLITEIVFNYPGTGYLLFKALTTLDYPLIQGTFVILIASIYLTNFFVDFIYALIDPRIRLGQEA, encoded by the coding sequence ATGAGTAATTCATCTAAAGCTTTTATAAAATACATAGGAAGAAAATTGCTCTTTTTAGTCATCACATATATAATATCTATTACAATAGTATTTATACTTCCCAGGGTTATCCCTGGGAATCCTCTTTCTCAGATATTATCTGGATTATCTAGAACTGGTCAAAGCAATCCTGATGCTATAAGAGCAGCTGAAAAAGCTTTAATGGAACAATATGGTATAGGAAAACCTTGGTATGTACAATATTTTGAATTCTTAGGAAATGCTTTTAAAGGTGACTTAGGAACTTCATTTACTTATTATCCACGAAAAGCAACAGAATTAATAGCCCCTGTTATTCCTTGGACTTTAATGCTTTTGCTTCCTGCAACTATTGTTGCTTGGTTTTTAGGAAACACTTTAGGTGCTTTTGCAGCCTATAAGAGAAATAGTTGGTTCGATAAAGGAGTCCTAACAACTTCTCTTATAATATCTCAAATACCTTATTATTGGCTTGGTATGCTATTGGTATTCTTCTTTGCGGTTAAATTAGACTGGTTACCAGCGCAAGGTGCATATTCTCAAGGTTTGATACCATCATTTACTTGGGAGTTCATTGGAGATGCGGCTAAACATTATGTATTACCTTTCTTATCAATAGTTATTTCTGCTACTGGCGGATGGGCAGTTGGAACAAGATTATTAGTTATTAATGAGCTTGGAAGCGATTATGTTAGATTTGCTGAATATGTTGGTATGAGAGAGAAAACAATATTTAATTACGTTTATAGAAATTCATTACTTCCACAAATAACCGGTTTAGCACTAAGTTTAGGTGGTGCTTTAGGAGGTTCTCTTATAACAGAAATAGTATTTAATTATCCAGGTACAGGATATTTGCTTTTTAAAGCTTTAACAACTCTTGATTATCCTTTAATTCAAGGTACATTTGTTATATTAATCGCATCTATATATTTAACAAACTTCTTTGTAGACTTTATTTATGCATTAATTGATCCAAGAATAAGACTAGGTCAGGAGGCATAA
- a CDS encoding ABC transporter permease: MFKTMIAPLFKNRKFLIGLSIFIIFILLGLLGPIVYNVDPTEMTWDFEQAPSSTHPLGTDTYGRDVLAQLFSGIRSSLYIGLIAAVISLVIGLLVGTFSAVKGGVVDDVLMSVTNVVLTTPSILIAILIASYLKVRSVEVIGLILGFFQWPWFARAIRAQLMSVMSREYVYLSKMAGYSDLKLIIEDLIPTIATYTFMSFVLFINGGIMGEAGLSLIGLGPTKGISLGIMLQWSTLMDAVRRGLWWWFVPPGVAIVAITASLLVLSTAMDEVFNPRLREE, from the coding sequence ATGTTTAAGACAATGATAGCTCCGTTATTTAAAAATAGAAAGTTTTTAATAGGTTTATCAATTTTTATTATATTCATATTATTAGGATTATTAGGACCTATAGTATATAATGTTGACCCTACAGAAATGACTTGGGATTTTGAGCAAGCTCCTTCTTCTACTCATCCATTAGGGACAGATACATATGGTAGAGATGTTTTAGCACAATTATTTTCCGGTATTAGATCATCATTATATATAGGTTTAATAGCTGCAGTAATATCATTAGTAATAGGATTATTAGTTGGAACATTTTCTGCTGTTAAAGGCGGTGTAGTTGATGATGTTTTAATGAGTGTAACTAATGTTGTTTTAACCACACCTTCAATTTTAATTGCTATTTTGATTGCTAGTTATTTGAAAGTAAGAAGTGTTGAGGTTATTGGTTTAATTTTAGGTTTTTTCCAATGGCCTTGGTTTGCTAGAGCAATTAGAGCTCAATTAATGAGTGTAATGTCTAGAGAATATGTTTATCTATCAAAAATGGCAGGTTATTCTGATCTTAAATTAATTATCGAAGACTTGATACCTACTATAGCAACTTATACATTTATGAGTTTTGTCCTTTTTATAAATGGTGGTATTATGGGTGAAGCGGGGTTAAGTTTAATTGGCCTTGGACCTACAAAAGGTATATCACTAGGTATTATGTTACAGTGGTCTACTTTAATGGATGCTGTTAGAAGAGGATTGTGGTGGTGGTTTGTTCCACCAGGAGTTGCTATTGTAGCAATTACAGCTTCATTACTTGTATTAAGTACTGCAATGGACGAAGTATTCAACCCACGTCTTAGGGAGGAGTAA
- a CDS encoding LacI family DNA-binding transcriptional regulator: MKNIRDVAKKANVSIATVSRVINGHDNVSEKTKKKVLKAMRELNYRPAPSYRNTKLFKTLAILVPNLQNSHYGEIVMGVESAARESGFDLFISITKENPDMEYESIENFFQRKIDGIILSEFFIEKEKLEKFQKLNIPIVIADFKDDSVFLDSVNTDNFSGAYQAMNFLYENGHRKILHIPGPNWSPAARDRINGINEFVKHHNDVEVYFTSNSGYFPKEGRLALKNYLKNNGINFTAVFAVNDLIAISVIDELRRQNINVPNDISVIGFDDAPISEYFYPYLTTIRQFRWDMGYTAAKLLIEKILNTKSSLPRKILIPTELVIRDTVRKID, encoded by the coding sequence TTGAAAAATATAAGGGATGTGGCAAAAAAAGCAAATGTTTCAATTGCCACAGTTTCTCGTGTGATTAATGGACATGATAACGTTTCTGAAAAAACAAAAAAGAAGGTTTTAAAGGCTATGAGAGAATTAAATTATAGGCCTGCACCTTCTTATAGAAATACAAAATTATTTAAAACTCTTGCAATTTTAGTTCCTAATTTGCAAAATTCTCATTACGGGGAAATTGTAATGGGAGTAGAAAGTGCTGCAAGAGAAAGTGGCTTTGATTTGTTTATTTCTATAACAAAAGAAAATCCAGATATGGAATATGAAAGTATAGAGAATTTCTTTCAACGAAAAATAGATGGAATTATTCTTTCAGAATTTTTTATAGAAAAAGAAAAACTCGAAAAATTCCAGAAATTAAATATACCAATAGTTATTGCAGACTTTAAAGATGATTCTGTTTTTTTAGACTCTGTAAATACAGATAATTTTAGTGGCGCATATCAAGCTATGAATTTTCTATATGAAAATGGTCATAGGAAAATTTTACACATACCTGGGCCAAACTGGTCTCCAGCTGCTAGAGATAGAATTAATGGTATTAATGAATTTGTTAAACATCATAATGATGTTGAAGTCTATTTTACCTCTAATAGCGGATATTTCCCAAAAGAAGGAAGATTAGCTTTGAAAAACTATTTAAAAAACAATGGAATTAATTTTACAGCTGTGTTTGCTGTTAATGATTTAATAGCTATATCAGTAATTGATGAATTGAGAAGACAAAATATTAATGTCCCAAATGATATTTCTGTAATTGGTTTTGATGATGCGCCAATAAGTGAATATTTTTATCCATACTTAACAACTATTAGACAGTTTAGATGGGATATGGGATATACAGCTGCTAAATTATTAATTGAAAAAATATTAAATACAAAATCCTCTTTGCCTAGAAAAATATTAATCCCAACAGAACTTGTAATTAGAGATACAGTAAGAAAAATAGATTAA
- a CDS encoding ABC transporter ATP-binding protein has protein sequence MAEKLLIAKNIKAYYRKGSEYVKAVDNVSLDIYEGEIIGIVGESGCGKTTLTDVLQMNILKPLTLIDGSIEFKTKNGYVDISKLSRKEVKEKYWGSELARIPQASMNALMPTIKIKKYVEHLAKSHNINPKDLIEKAKERLKKVGLKVDVLDMYPFELSGGMRQRAVIAVGTLLDPHLLVADEPTSALDVVNQKLFLKALKQFKEEGIVKSVLFITHDIATIRQLADRMLIMYAGRIAEIGNTDDMVNEAFHPYSKGLFNSVLTPEPEIKKRGIITIPGAPPNLLEPPKGCRFHPRCPHVMDICKKEVPPVKEYENGRQVACFLYSEGSK, from the coding sequence ATGGCTGAAAAATTATTAATTGCAAAAAACATTAAAGCTTATTATAGAAAAGGATCAGAATATGTTAAAGCTGTTGATAATGTTAGTCTTGATATATATGAAGGTGAAATAATAGGTATTGTTGGAGAATCTGGATGTGGAAAAACTACACTAACTGATGTTCTCCAAATGAATATATTAAAACCATTAACATTAATTGATGGTAGCATAGAATTTAAAACAAAAAATGGTTATGTTGATATATCAAAATTATCTAGGAAAGAAGTAAAAGAAAAATATTGGGGTTCAGAATTAGCAAGAATCCCCCAAGCTTCAATGAATGCTTTAATGCCTACTATAAAAATAAAAAAATATGTTGAACATTTAGCTAAATCTCATAATATTAATCCAAAAGATTTAATTGAAAAAGCAAAAGAAAGACTAAAGAAAGTTGGTTTAAAAGTAGATGTTTTAGATATGTATCCATTTGAATTAAGTGGTGGTATGAGACAAAGAGCTGTTATTGCAGTAGGTACTTTACTTGACCCTCATTTACTTGTTGCTGATGAACCAACATCTGCATTAGATGTTGTTAACCAAAAATTATTCTTAAAAGCTTTAAAACAATTCAAAGAAGAAGGAATAGTAAAAAGTGTTTTATTTATTACACATGATATTGCAACAATTAGACAACTTGCTGATAGAATGCTAATTATGTATGCTGGAAGAATTGCTGAAATAGGTAATACCGATGATATGGTTAATGAGGCATTTCATCCTTATTCTAAAGGATTATTTAATTCTGTTTTAACTCCAGAACCAGAAATTAAAAAGAGAGGAATTATTACAATACCAGGAGCTCCACCAAATCTTTTGGAGCCACCAAAAGGTTGTAGATTCCATCCAAGATGCCCTCATGTTATGGACATATGTAAAAAAGAAGTACCACCTGTTAAAGAATATGAAAACGGAAGACAAGTAGCTTGTTTCTTATATTCGGAGGGATCAAAATGA
- a CDS encoding ABC transporter substrate-binding protein: MKKLLLVFLVLSVIVSSFAAVQLPREETVYVTGALWGPATTWNLFAAQSTWGTDQFLYLPLFHYNVQKDAWLPWLAESYEFVNPTTLRVKIRSEAKWSDGTPITADDLVFTWGLTKKLGLGPNAGWDTYIKEVVAVDSKTVEFRANEENMNYFSFLSTSLGAKPMPKHVFEPLANEGKIADFVNDETQQVVSGPYKLYFADTNVIAYQRIDDWWGKDVFGLPGPKYIAHTIYKDNASAALAFERGDADWSALFIPKVEDLWKKKNLPVGTWKSELPYFMPDGTAYLYINNTKEALNDISVKKAIAYAIPYKEMLLKAYFGYGSQAHPSMVMDVVESYRKWIDYDLARKTWGTEDGKVKTDLAMANKILDQAGFKKGKDGIRVDKNGNKLGTFTISVPYGWTDWMMMCEMIAKNLRSIGIDVQTEFPDFSVWADRMTKGTFDLIISWSTGPGFDHPYSMYRFVLDPRLSKPVGEVTWAGDWERYQNPEVVELLDKTVSTLDTEERKQAYFRLQELVYRDLPSIPLFYNAHWYEYSMKYWKGWPNENNPTWYPGGPHSATALGVAFSLHKGTPMSNEKMFELSDMGGLLIPTSKIFDELKNSAK, translated from the coding sequence CATGGGGAACAGATCAATTCTTATATCTCCCATTATTCCATTACAATGTTCAAAAAGATGCATGGTTACCTTGGTTAGCTGAATCATATGAATTTGTTAATCCTACAACATTAAGAGTAAAAATTAGATCAGAAGCTAAATGGTCAGATGGTACACCTATCACTGCTGATGATTTAGTATTTACTTGGGGCTTAACAAAAAAATTAGGATTAGGTCCTAATGCTGGTTGGGATACTTATATTAAAGAAGTTGTTGCTGTTGACAGTAAAACTGTTGAATTTAGAGCAAATGAAGAAAACATGAACTACTTTAGTTTCTTATCAACTTCATTGGGTGCAAAACCAATGCCTAAACATGTTTTTGAACCTTTAGCAAACGAAGGAAAAATTGCTGATTTTGTTAATGATGAAACTCAACAAGTTGTATCAGGTCCATATAAATTATATTTTGCAGATACAAACGTAATTGCTTATCAAAGAATTGATGACTGGTGGGGTAAGGATGTATTCGGTTTACCTGGCCCAAAATATATTGCACATACTATTTACAAAGATAACGCTTCTGCTGCTTTAGCTTTCGAAAGAGGCGATGCTGACTGGAGTGCATTATTTATTCCTAAAGTTGAAGATTTATGGAAAAAGAAAAACTTGCCAGTAGGTACATGGAAATCAGAATTACCTTATTTCATGCCTGACGGTACAGCATACTTATACATTAATAATACAAAAGAAGCATTAAATGATATTAGTGTAAAAAAAGCTATTGCATATGCAATACCATATAAAGAAATGTTATTAAAAGCATATTTCGGATACGGTTCTCAAGCACACCCATCAATGGTTATGGATGTTGTTGAATCATATAGAAAATGGATAGACTATGATTTAGCAAGAAAAACATGGGGAACTGAAGACGGAAAAGTTAAAACAGATTTAGCAATGGCTAATAAAATTCTTGATCAAGCAGGATTTAAAAAAGGAAAAGATGGAATTAGAGTAGACAAAAACGGAAACAAATTAGGCACATTTACAATTTCTGTACCATACGGTTGGACAGATTGGATGATGATGTGTGAAATGATAGCTAAAAACTTAAGATCAATTGGTATTGACGTTCAAACAGAATTCCCAGATTTCTCAGTATGGGCAGACAGAATGACAAAAGGTACTTTTGATCTTATTATCAGTTGGAGTACAGGACCTGGATTTGATCATCCATACAGCATGTATAGATTTGTATTGGATCCAAGATTATCAAAACCAGTTGGAGAAGTTACATGGGCAGGAGACTGGGAAAGATATCAAAATCCTGAAGTTGTAGAATTATTAGATAAAACAGTTTCTACATTAGACACAGAAGAAAGAAAACAAGCATATTTCAGATTACAAGAATTAGTATATAGAGATTTACCATCCATTCCACTTTTCTACAATGCACATTGGTATGAATACAGCATGAAATACTGGAAAGGTTGGCCAAACGAAAATAATCCAACTTGGTATCCTGGCGGCCCTCACAGTGCAACAGCTTTAGGAGTAGCTTTCTCATTACATAAAGGAACTCCAATGTCAAATGAAAAAATGTTTGAACTTTCAGACATGGGTGGATTATTAATACCAACATCTAAAATATTTGATGAACTAAAAAATTCTGCAAAATAA